GCTCAAATGCGCGCGCGCACAgaagaccgctgtgaaaataactttaaaactgggTTAGCCAAAGTCGCGTAACTCGTACACTGAGCTTAAAGTGGGTATTAACTGTAAGCTTAAGTGAAGaaatttttacttattattgATATACGATACTGTTTCGATATTTTCCACATTTATTAGATATTTTAGGGCtgtttgatttattaaaataattttaaaaatcctaCTTTCCAATTTTTTCCGTAGTGCAACCTGGCAGGAAACTCCACCGCTACCAAGATTGCCACCACGAACCACCGAGCGAACGTAACTGACAACGGCAACTGGTACGCGTGTGAAATTATAACTGACAGCAGAGCTTCTTTTGTTGTCGCTGACTCGACCTGGCATGCGGTTCATTGAATAATTTATGCACTATAAAGTGGCACCGACCTCCCCATATCCTGCCTCTGTCTTTCGTGGCTGGCACAAAGTACTGAGGGTATAGAGTACAAAATACCAGACAGACGACACCTGAAATGGGAACGCGATGTTTTGGCGTGCAATCGCATGCGTGTTCTGCCAAATAGTTCATTAAATGCCCCTGTAACTATTTATGCTGCCAACAGCATTTTCCAGCTGGGCTGGCCAACCTAATTAGGGGTCAAACCAAACGGAAAATGgttcattatgggagcagcGCGTCGTTTATCATTTACCCACTCAATTAGGGGAAacaatttgataaaatttagtttaaatcaaattattacAAAGTAGTTCGATGGACGTCACACATGTTGCACGCGACAGTCGGGGCCGAAAAGTTGCCGCAGGAAAACCGCTCGTAATTGGCTTAATTGGGCATTTATCGTCAATCACCGAGTTGCATGTTCATGTTTGACTTGAAAAATGCATATTTTCGCAATTAACTTGATTGCATTTCCATGGCAAAGGCCGCAGGACCCTGCCGTTCCTTCGGCATAACGAATCAGCAGTCAGGAATCGGAGCTAAGTTCATTACCGgcagagcacacacacacacagtttgACAGACATTGCTGAACCGCCGGAAAGTATGCCCCGCAGCTGGGGTATCTCACGGCCCATTGGGCAAtcaatgaatgaatgaacCTCTCGCATATCAAATTCCAAAACAATAAATGTTATCATAAATGCCTGATAATATGCAAGCGatacacaaaacaaaaaaataataacaatattcAAATAAAGCGAAACCCGAAACCACCGAATACCGCGActtcatttgcataaataggtttttttgtgtttagcCCTTTTGTTAGTGCATATTTACGAAATAGTTTACTGATTTTGACCATAAACTAGCCTCGGACAGCGGATACAGTGGACAGTCGTTGCGGTCGTCATCCGATTAGCATATGATTTGCGATCCCGCATAGCCTGTCTCCACTGCGTGATATATTGACCGTTTTAATTAGCTCCCAGTCTGGCAAATCATTCCCAGAATGCTGTTGATTTTGtaattgatttgttttcaCCCACTctggttgtttttgttattaattaaatatgacTAGCTATGCTAATGGCCTGGCATTGCTCCACTTAAGTGGCGATTATTTTTGGCCTACCAAACCTCCGATTCCGTTGCCAGTTTGGTGTTTTTGCATTTCGTTGGCAACAGCGAAAATTGGCAAACCGTTTTGAATTTATGCTAACTAATGCTGGCGGATACAGtttcagcctcagcctcaggcTCTTGCGTTTTGCAATGGCCCTCGTTTGGGCTATCAACGGCATCGACTACACCCGCCGTCAAAATCTGCATCTTATTGGTGGCGTCTGTCCGCGTATATAAACCGCCCTCTTCCAGATGGGCTGCAGCATTAGCAGTTCACACCTCCCAAAGTGACCAGCACGTTGACAGATTCGAACGGAAATTGGCTAGAAAAGCAGTCATCAATATGCGTGGATTTATGGTGAGTTGAAAGGGAATAAGGAAATAGCTGAAAAATATCGCAGAAAAACTAATGGagcttcaaaataaaaaacttgcTTTGgacaattgattttaaattattttaatttaatttttatttctccaGATCTTGGCTGTCTTGGCAGTGGCACGTGCCGATGTGGGTGGCTACAATTATGGAGCAGGCATTGGTGGCTCCAGCACTGGAGGTTCTCTCTCCGGTGGCTCTATCTCTGGAGGTTCTATCTCTGGAGGTTCTATCTCTGGAGGTTCTATCTCTGGAGGCTCCATCTCAGGAGGCTCCATCTCCGGAGGCTCCCTCTCCGGCGGCTCCCTAACCAGCGGATCCTACTCCAACGATTATGCCCCCGTCAACACAGAGTTCAACAAGGAATTCTTCACCTACACCGCTCCTGAAGCCGATTTTGAGGACAACAAGAGCGTCAGCGACCTGGCTGCCTCTTTGAAGAAGAACCTGCGAGTGGTCTTCATTCGTGCTCCAGAGAACAAGGGTCTGGAGAACGCCGCTTTAGCCCTGGCCAAGCAGGCTGCCGAGCAGCAGACCGCCATCTATGTCCTCACCAAGCAGGGTGACCTCTCTAGCCTGGCCAACCAACTGCAAAACCTGAACCATGTAAGCGCTAGCAAGCCGGAGGTGCACTTTGTCAAGTACCGCACTCAGGAGGATGCCCTCAATGCGCAGCGCACCATTCAGCAGGAGTACGAGCGTCTGGGTGGATCCTCCACCTCTCACAATGGAGGCGTGGCTCCTGTCCTGGACTTTGCCACCAAGCAGCAGGTGCAGCaccaccatcagcagcagcagcagcagcaacaggtgcAGCTGATCGATGAGCGTAGGGCTAGCATCAGTTCCTCATCCGCTGGAGTTGTCTCCGCCGAGCTGGAGGCACCCTCCGCTGGCTACATCCctcctgccgctgctgccccCAGCTCCACCTACCTGCCCGTGAACAAGGTCAAGTAGGAGGACCCGCCATCATCGTCATATATGTTACAAACTAGCCAAATTGTGTTGCACACTTCGCCTTAAGTGCTGCGTTATAaaatagaattttaatttaatgtataCTCGATGTGTTTTTGTGGCTGTACCGAGATTAATGGGGCTCGTCCTGTCCAGCAGCGTCTCGTGGCCACCGCTATCGGTCGGCACTTAGCCGGACCTGGGCTtgcaattaaaactaaaagcgCATTGGCATTGGACGGGCTTAAAACTTGCCGTAAATTTAAGTGAGCCCGAGTCCGTTGCCATTATGGCCGCGGTTTATGGCACGTCAACGGCGACCAGCGTTGACCCGCCCTTAAAGGATTACCGGCACACACGCGATGTGGGGCACCAGGACGCGGCTAATTACCGCCACAGAGCCAATTTCGGGCAGTCGCGACATTTAAGGGCCGCCCTTTTGAGGGTCAAGTCGGCGGCAGCGGTGGTAATTTGGTCTTGGCCAAGGGAAACCCACactgaaaattaaatgaaaattgctGGCTGCATTTATTTCGTCCTTTGTTTCCCCAGAATTCCAGCGACCAGAAAACCCAAAAGtgctttgttttgtgtttagcGGAGAGGTCGACATTCCTTAGAATAATCTAAAAAGCTATTCCAGTTGCAGCCAAGTGGCAAGATTGTTGCACTGCGGCTGCCAGGAATCCTGCCAGCGAGCGCTTATTAAAGAGGCGTTTCCTGTGGCCGCTTTAAGCTGCCGTTTGTTGGCTTTTTGGATTGCCTTTCGGATATATGCTATCGTGTCGTGTGTGTGCCTAGGTGTGTTGCTGGGCTCTCGGCACAAAGGAAGTGTGCAAAGGGCAAGCAAGTTGCCGGAATAAAAGCCAGGTTGGAGCTAGACGCAGACAAGGACCTTCAGACCTGGCCAACATTTAGTTTTGCCAGCTCTCTGCCGGCGTGGGCCTGCCACAAAAGGCCTTACGTGTTGCACAAACATAAATTGTGCAACAACGTGTAAACTACTTTTTGACTGCACGGTAGGGCGCTCCCGTCCCAGTTGCCATGTCCTTGCTAAGCCCATTCCGAGCCATCTCACTCTCAAAGACGTGGAGTGAAATCGGAAGACTTGATACCCTTCCGGCGAGTTGAATAATTAAGAAACATGAGGAAGTGCGATTAAATCAAACTTAATTTTGAATAAGCGCtgttttctaaaataaaaatataataaagacaGACCCTAAAAATACTATTTTCTTTCTAAAAACTAGGGTATAAATGTTTCAGCTTCCGGAACTCTTGATATTCCCATTCCCCTGGCAAGTGTTCACTCAGCGCTACGTGTTATGGCCTTTAGAGCCGTGCAACGTCTGCTGTTGCTCGTTGTTTCGTCTGCCTGCCATTCGGTTttgttcttctttttgtttttttttcctttcatGTTGCTGTTTAAAGGGTCTTCAAGTCCTTTTCCCTTTCCCTACACAATAGAAACAAAAATGATgtgaaaggcaaacaaaacgTAAGAGTGCGGCAATATGAAAGCTTTCTGCTGTTCCGGCTTTCGAGGGCCACTTGTCAGTCTGTCAGCAGGCCGTTCACTAATCACGTTAAGCGGTTAATTACTTCCCAGGGCTCATGTCACAGGACACACCGACTACTACCTACCTGGCCACAAATACACACTCGTCCGACCTATACTCAATATTTTATGCCCGGCCCCATAAATCCTGCAAGGTCGCTAAGCTCGGTTACActcgtaaaaatattttactttgtGTGAAATCACCTTGGGGTTGTGATAACAATGATGAAGCGCATTTATTGCTTCAGGAAGATCGTTTGCCCTGGAATTtattcattataatttttacaagtTTTGGGGGTAACACAAACAGGTTttggcttttaaaaatatattttcgttt
Above is a genomic segment from Drosophila kikkawai strain 14028-0561.14 chromosome 3R, DkikHiC1v2, whole genome shotgun sequence containing:
- the Tb gene encoding uncharacterized protein Tb, yielding MRGFMILAVLAVARADVGGYNYGAGIGGSSTGGSLSGGSISGGSISGGSISGGSISGGSISGGSISGGSLSGGSLTSGSYSNDYAPVNTEFNKEFFTYTAPEADFEDNKSVSDLAASLKKNLRVVFIRAPENKGLENAALALAKQAAEQQTAIYVLTKQGDLSSLANQLQNLNHVSASKPEVHFVKYRTQEDALNAQRTIQQEYERLGGSSTSHNGGVAPVLDFATKQQVQHHHQQQQQQQQVQLIDERRASISSSSAGVVSAELEAPSAGYIPPAAAAPSSTYLPVNKVK